AGACACCTCCAGAAAACAGCACTGGAATAGAAAGAAAACCTAAGAAAAAAATTGTTCTTGAATTGAGCGAACTAAGTACTTGTGCCAGCCCTTGATTAGATAGGATGGCTGTCTTTGGTGAAAACGGATCATTGATCAAGGTAGAGACCAAATCCCAAGAGGTATTGAAGAATAGAAAGATATCTCCATTTCCGTTATAATAATATTGATAAACTAATCCTGCCGCCCATCCAGCCAGCACCTTGAAAATTAAAGCAGGGAAAAAAAATTGCCTCAAATTTTGATCTGTTGAATCATATCTCCAAACCTGCCGAATCATAAAGACGATTGCAAATAGACCAACCAACATCAAAAACCATTTCATTTTAATCGGTAATATTCAAGTGAAAATTATTGGGTAATCCATTACAGCCATTTGACAATATGAAAAAGTAAGGTTGAAGTTGGTTACTTATACTTATCCATTAATCAAGCTGACCCCAATTTTACAGGATAGACACTTCTTTTTCAAACAAAATTCCTTTCTAAGCCCAATCATCGCTTGACTATCGAAAGCATCCTTGGCTTTTAGTCCCAAGTCATTCCATTCTTTGGAAATGAAATTATTTTCTGCCTTCACAGTCTGCAGTAGTTCTACCGCTTTATCCATATAGCTGCCTTCATCCGTATATTGTGCATAAGCTGCCAATAGAGGTGCCACAGAATTGATCAAAATCAAATCTATACTCGCTTTCCCTATATTCTTCGTCGGTCGTTTTCTCAACTTTCCAAAGTCATAGTGCTTTTGCCAATAGTTTGATACCTCAAAGTCGAACATACTTTGAAGTTCTTTACTATCTCTAAAATGAATAAATTGATCGAAGCACTTTACATTTTTGGCAAGAAAAGAAGAAAATTGTGCCAAACGCACCGTTGGGAAATTCCCTGGCCTTAGCCTCAAAAATTTCCATTCAGCTTTCAATAAGGTTAAATCCTGAAGTCTATACTTTTTAGATAAATAACTAAACTCCTTTTTTAGCGCCGATCCATAAGCATCTCCGTCCACATGAAGAAATCCCGCTATACCAAAAATTAGCGCTTCAATCTGATCAATTTTTTCTACATGTTTGACTATTACCTTGTGACTTAAGCTTTGGGACAATTTAAGTAATGGCTCTTCATTGGTTTTAAAACCGAAATTTTTAGCCAGCAACTGATAAGTTGTCTCTTCCCAATTTCCATTGTTTTTATTCAAAAGATGCAGAATATACTCAGACTTTTGCTTCAATCTCATCACACCCACCTGCTCAAGCATGGATATTTTATCAATGTCCTTCACCTGACCAAACTGATCAGCACAGGGTATTTTTTCTGGACTCTTGATTAATTGATTACACTTTTTGAGTAGCTCGGGCTTGATTCGATCCTGTAGTTCTAGCACGGGAAGCACTTGCCCATTAGCCAATTGTACTTCCGCATCATGCTCCCATACCACGTGTAGAACTACATTGTTATAAGCTTCATCCTGTTGATGATGGTGCCTATTCCAGTCAGAAGATCTCAAATGCAGCTCCACATGACCATACCAAGTGATGTCTCCTATCAATAGTTTTGCATTCAGAAAATCGGGCCCGGCATCAGTATTATAATTACCAATAGCATATACTTGGATTTGTTGTCCGTCATGCGTGGTCAATGATGCATTATTAAACTTTTGGAATTGCCAGATGAAATGTAAAAATGATTCCCTCACGGTTGGTTAGGTTGGGTGATGAAATGATTAGCGCTTTATATCCAATTTAACCGCTGATTGTATAAAGTCAAAATTAGGTTAAATCCAATTTCTGTTCGAATGAAGCGTCCCCTCCATCGAAGTCTTCCATTTTTTGTAACAACCCTTCTACATTCTCATCAGTCACAAATAAATTCAAATTAGAAAACTTTACAAATCCCTCTTCATGCATATGCTTAAACAATGTCAATAGTTTTTCATAGAAATTGTTGATATTCAAAATGCCTATCGGTTTTTTAACCAACCCCAGTTGTGCCCAGGTCAAGATTTCTGCCAGTTCTTCTAATGTTCCAAATCCGCCAGGCAACGCGATGAAACCATCAGACTTATCAACCATAATCGTTTTTCGCTCATGCATATTTTTGGTTTGAATCAACTCTGAGACATCAGTATTTGTTATTTCTACCTGATCCAAAAATTCAGGGATAATACCGGTCACATATCCTCCATTGCTCAGACAAGCTTGGGCTACGGCTCCCATTATACCTATTCTTGCACCACCATAAACCAACCTAATTGATTTGGTCGCCAACGCCGTACCAAGCTCTGTAGCTGCATTTACATAGCGTACATCTTTGCCTAAGGAGGAGCCGCAATACACACAAATACTTTTCATTAAACTAATATAATGGCTGCAGAGGAACTTTGAATATATCATTTGATAAATCCTCTTTGAATAAAAGGTTGGACGTGTGAACTGATAAAGATAAATTTGCGCACATTTTAAGCATTGCTATGGCCAAGGAAAAAATAAAAGCAGAAGAGAAGCGGGCGTTCAGTAAAGAAAATTTTGGCAAGCTCTATGGTATCTTCAAATACTTATTGCCCTACAAATCCAAGTTTGTAATAGGGTTGGTCTTCTTGGTTCTAGGTAGTTTTCTTTTACTCGCCTTTCCTTTGATAGCTGGAAAATTAATTGATGTGGCCTCTGGTGAAGGGACCTGGTGGCTAAATGACATCAACAGCATCGCCATGAGCTTAGTTTCCATCCTTTTCTTACAAGGAATTTTCTCCTTTTTTAGAGTCTATCTCTTTGCGCAAGTCAGTGAAAATGCCATGGCTGATGTTCGATTTGACCTATATAAAAAACTACTCTATCTGCCCATTACATTTTATGATCGTCATCGCACTGGAGAATTGATGAGTAGAATGTCTTCTGATGTCACCTTGCTTCAGACCACTTTCTCCACAACATTAGCTGAAGTTATACGCCAGATCGTGACATTGATTGCAGGAATCGTAATCATTTTTGTGATAACGCCGGCACTCAGCACCTTCATGATCATGACACTTCCGGTCATCATCATCGCTGCCATGATCTTTGGAAAAAAAATCCGAAAATTATCTCGCCAGTCCCAAGATGAATTGGCCCATTCTTCAACCATCGTGGAAGAAACATTACAGTCCATATTGGCTGTGAAATCTTTTACCAACGAATTATTCGAAAAAGCCAGATATAAAAAATCACTCAATGAAGTAGTTTCACTCGCCTTAAAAACTGCCACCTTTCGAGCGGGTTTTATTTCGTTTATCATTTTTGCATTGTTTGGAGGAATGGTAGCTATCCTTTGGTATGGAGCCCTTTTATTGCAAAGAGGAGAAATGACCTTGGGAGATTTAACCTCTTTCGCTTTTTATACAGCTTTTATTGGCGGATCGATTGCCGGCATTGGAGACTTGTTCGGGCAAGTTCAGCGAGCCATTGGTGCATCAGAGAGAATCTTAGAAATACATGATGAATCCTCTGAGACAGAAGCACCCGAACCATCAGAATTAGAGAAATTCAAAGGTGACATCTCTTTTGATCAAGTGAATTTTCAATATCCCAGTAGACAGGATATGCCTGTGCTTAATAATCTCTCTATGGAGGTTGGATCGGGCGAGAAAGTGGCCTTAGTAGGAAAAAGTGGTGCTGGAAAATCAACAATCGCTCATCTACTCATGCGATTGTATGATGGCTTTGAAGGATCGGTAAAGGTAGACGGTCAGGATATCGCCTCGTATGATCTTACTGCATTCAGAAAGAATATTGGAATTGTACCTCAAGAAGTTATCCTTTTCGGTGGTACGATCAGAGAAAACATTGCCTATGGCAAACCTAATGCCACGCAAGAAGAAATTGAGCTGGCTGCAAAAAAGGCGCACGCGTTAGAATTTATCATCTCCTTTCCAGAAGGGTTCGATACCGTAGTAGGAGAACGAGGAGTGAAATTATCTGGCGGCCAACGACAGCGAATTGCCATCGCTCGAACTATTTTAAAAGATCCATCTATTCTAATCCTAGATGAAGCTACAAGTTCGCTTGATGCCGAGTCCGAACAACAAGTACAGCTTGCACTCAATGAATTGATGAAAGGCAGAACGACATTGATTATTGCTCACAGATTGGCAACAATCAAAGAGGTAGATAGAATCTATGTGATCGAAAATGGAAAGATTGAAGAATCTGGTGCTCACAATGAGCTCATTGACAATGTAAAAGGCACCTATCACCACCTAGTCAACCTTCAATTGGTTAATTAAGTATAGAATTCTGCTATAAATTTCATTATCTCCCTGATAATCACTTCCTTTGCGCCTTGTTAATCGGAAGTAGCGAATAACAGACTAAAAACCACCAAGATACATACCCATGATTCTCAATTTGTTTTCGGGCACTAACGAAGCCTTGCTTTTTGGCATATTCGGAATTGTAATCATCCTTTTCCTTGCAGTAGACCTCGGACTCGTTCACAAAGGACCTTCCAAGATCACGCAAAAGGATGCGCTGCTACAGACCATATTCTGGATAGTAGTTTCGTGTATTTTTGGCGGGCTTATTTACTTTTTCGGAGGCGGTGCCGATGACGCCTTAGAGTACTTCTCTGCATACGTTACGGAGAAGGCCCTTTCTGTTGATAACATTTTCGTTATCCTGCTAATCTTAAGGTACTTCAAGATTAAAGATGAGTACTACCATGACATTCTGTTTTGGGGAATCTTAGGTGCTATCGTTTTCAGAGCAATTTTCATATTTCTGGGAGCCCTACTCATCGGTGAATTTCACTGGATACTCTACATTTTTGGTGTCTTCCTGGTTTACTCGGGTATCAAAATCTTCAATGAAGATGATGATATGGAAATCGAGCCAGAAAAAAATATCCTTACCAGATGGGCTAAAAAGGTACTTCCCATTTCTACTGAAGACAGAGGTGGACGATTTGTATTCATAGAAAAAGGAAAACTGTGGTTTACTCCACTTTTTCTAGTCATTCTTCTCATCGAATCAACTGATTTAATTTTTGCAGTAGACTCCATCCCTGCGGCATTTGCAATCACACAAAATGAATTTGTGATTTATACTTCAAATATTTTTGCCGTTATGGGACTCCGTGCCATGTTCTTCTTATTGGCCAATATATTGGATCGCTTTTATCTACTACAAAAAGGCCTTTCTATTGTCTTAATATTCATTGGCGTAAAAATGCTTATGGAAATGAGCATAGTGCAGCAGGGATTTCAAATGGCATTCGGTATTGAGCACGCTCATATTCCTATCATCTGGTCTTTCATTGTTATCATGGCAGCACTTACTCTTTCTATTGTTCTGTCTATCATGTTTCCAGAAGAGGAGAAAATCGTTGAGCCAGTGGAAACCACTAAAAATTAATACACTTTATCGTTACTTTTGATGTCTAATTTTCGTTAGGCACTTATAAAAAGTAAACTATGTACATCCCATTTGACGAAATGGCTGACACCTCGCGTGTTTGGATATATCAAGCTGACAAACAACTTTCCACAGCTGAACAATCTCAAATTGAATCTAAATGCAACTCCTTTCTACAAGAATGGGCTGCACATGGACAGGCATTAAAGAGTTCGTTCCAAATTATCCATGATAAATTTTTGGTGATTAGTGTCGACGAATCATTCAATCAGGCAAGCGGATGTTCCATAGATGCTTCCGTTGCACTTGTTAAGAACCTAGAGCAGGAACTGGGAATCAATTTCTTTGACAGAACAAAAATTTGTTTCCTTGTTAATGATGAGATTGTTGAAATACCTTTAAACGGAATCAAATCTGAGGTTGAAAATGGAAATATTAAATCGGACACGTTAACATTTAACAATTTGGTTTCCGACATTCGTTCATTTCAAACCGACTGGAAAGTAGAAGCAAAAAACAGTTGGCTCAAACGCTATTTCCAGTAAGGGGCGTATATTAGGAATGTGTTTTATCTTTAGGTAAACTATAAATGGATTTTATGGCCAGCAACAACAAACTTTTCAGTTTATTTCTAATTATCCTTTTGACTTCATGTAGCGCTTCCAAAAAAGCAAATAAGAGTCTTGAAGCGGGAGAATACAGCGATGCCATATACCTGTTAGAAAAGTCGATAAAACCAGACGACCCTGAGTCAAATTTTCTGCTGGCCGAAGCCTATAGAAAATCTAACCGAATTCAAGAAGCTGAACCCTATTACATGGCTGCCATCGATGCAGGCGTCCAGGATGAAAGCGCCTTTTATTACTATGCCGTCTCACTCAAGGCCAATGATGACGTAAAAAGAGCCAATCAAGTACTCGAAGACTATCTGAAAAAAGGCCAAGATGATGCCGTGGTGGCATTAGCCGAACGCGAACTGAATAACCTGGGACAACTTCCAGAAATAGAAACACGAGTGAATCATTTCAGGGTTAAGAACCTTGAAGCGATCAACACAAAGTTCGCTGAATATTCACCGTTCTATAGTGATGGGAAACTCTATTTTACATCAAACAGGCATGGCGGTAAAATCTACAAAGGCACAGGAACTCCCTTTACAGACATCTACATGGTAAATACCCGGGGGGCAAATGTAGATCTCGCAACTCTGGAAGAGCTCAGCCCAATTATCAATGAACCCAATGTAAATCTAGGTTCAATTACCATGTCTAAAAACGGCAATACGGTGATTTTTGCAAAAGGAAATTCGGGTAAATCCTCAGGAGCTAACGAAGTCAATCTTTATTTTACTCGCTACAGAAATGGCGCTTGGCAAACGCCTAGACCATTGAGCATTAATGGCCAAGACTCTTGGGACTCTACACCTGCCCTTAGTCCTGATGGCAAAACATTGTTTTTCTCATCTAACCGCGAAGGAGGATTTGGAGGACTGGATATCTACACAGCTTCATTAAACAGAAGGGGGAGATGGGTGGATGTTAGAAATATGGGAGAAGGAATAAATACGCCTGGCAATGAAATATTCCCTTATGTAGGCGGTACAGGAAAATTATATTTCTCTTCCGACGGTTGGCCAGGTTTTGGAGGACTAGATATTTTTGAAGCAACCAGAGCAGGCGGTCATGTAAAACTTGAAAACCTTGGTACTCCCATCAATTCGAATGCTGATGATTTCGGTCTCTTTCTTTTTAACCCTTCGCGCGGTTTTTTTACCTCCAACAGAAAAGGTGGCAAGGGAGATGACGACATCTATACTTTCGTCAATGATGATCCAGAATTGCGCATAGTGAATTACTGGCTTTCTGGCACCACGCTGACACATGAAACTGATAGTCAGTTGGTCGCTTTATCCAATACCAAAGTAGTATTAAGGGATCTGGATGATAACATCGTTGATGAGCAATTCACACAGGTGGATGGCAAATACAGGTTTCGTGTATTCTCAGAAGAAAAATATTATCTGGTTGCAGAAAAAGAGGAATACTTCACCACACGCATCGACTTTTCCACCATTGGAAAATCAGTTGATAAATCTACATTAAAAAATACTATAACAAATGTTGAGTTCGAAGTGGATCTTCCGCTGGAAAAAATCGTCGTAGACAAAGCTATTGTACTCAACAACATTTACTACGATCTCAACAAGGCAGATATTAAACCCGAGGCTGCTGCTGAACTGGATAAACTGGTCACTCTGATGAGAGACAACCCCAATATCAATATTGAGTTAAGTTCACATACTGATGTAAGGTCTAGTCACGAATACAATATGAGCCTGTCTCAGCGAAGAGCCCAGAGTGCAGTGAACTATATCGCTTCTCAAGGAATTGAGAACAGAAGAATGGTAGCGAAAGGATATGGAGAAACCAAATTGATCATCGAAAATGCCAAGACTGAAGAGGAACATCAGGTAAACAGAAGGACAGAATTCAAGGTTACTAGATACAATAAGAAATTCGAGAAGCAAAACACCGAAGATTATGACGAGTCAGATAGGTTTTTTGACGATGTAGAGGACTCACAGTAAACACCGATAGGATGTTTAGGGGAATTACCTAACCGTCTAATTAAAACGAACACCTCCAACTTTTTGTGAAAAATTTCAAATAAATATTTTTCCTTTTACTTGATTTTTTTTGCCAATTCTGGCCATTATCGTACCTTTTAAGGAACAAAATTCATTTTTAGGAGAATCCTGTATTCTCTTTTTTTTAAAAACGGTTGATCTTTGAAGTTGTAATGGGTGTAACGAACAGGCTTACATACAAGACTGTTTTAGATTACATAAACCGAAAAGACAATTGGGAGACAAACAAGCCTAACCAATTTGAGCGATAGATAAATATGAAAGGTTTTTTTATTAGAGCGACAAGAGTGACCCCCTCGATCTACTTCGATCCAGGAAAAGGGCTACTTGATATTCGAGGCAAATCAAGCCCGGAAAACCCATTGGTGTTCTACAGATATATCAATGACTCTATCGATCATTTTGGCAAGACAGACAAGGCGGCCATCACTCTAAATGCAGCCTTCGAGTACTTCAATACCAGCTCGTCCAAATGTATATACATACTCTTCAAGAAATTAAATGACCTTAAAGTAGAACGAGGAAAAGAGATACATATCAATTGGTACTACGAAGAAGGTGACGAAGATATGCTGGAAGCAGGCGAAGACCTGAGTTCATTCTTCAACTACGAATTCAACTATGTCGAAATCCCTGAGATAAAAATCTTAGGAGAAATGAAAGAAGAGTCTTCGGAGAATTAAATCAGAGCATTCTTAAGATATTCTAAAGGCCTTGTATATCTACAAGGCCTTTTTTGAATCTATTCAATTCACTTTTGGTCGAAAGAGCCAAAAATTCAATCTATCAATTCCTTTGATTCATCGATCATCTCATTTTAGTCATCTAAAACATGGCTCCTATTGGTCTAATAACTCGTTGTAAACCTTGAATTATCAATAATTCAATTCAACTTTGTTTTGTTGAATTAATTCTATTAATAATAATATTATTAGAATTAATTAGTTATATAAGTCAATTAAATATTTTTTTAATCCTATAAATCAAACAGCTATGGATCGAGAATATAAATATTTGTTGCTCTATTTTATCGGGTTGGTTTTGCTCACAATAGTTAGCTAGCCAACTAAAAAATTACCGCTATGGTAAGAATTTCGGAGCGGCTTTTGTCGCTTCGATTCCTGAGCTGTCCCGCGCCATTTGGTGCGGGATATTTTTTTAGGACGCTAATTTTCTGAATACCTCAGCAATATTCTGAACCATCACCACTTCAATCTTAAAATTAGCGGCCTCCACCGCTTTCGAATTGTTCTTGGAAACAAATATCTTCTTGAACCCTAATTTCTCTGCTTCCGAAATTCGACTCTCAATCCTATTCACAGCTCTTACTTCTCCTCCTAAACCTATCTCCCCAGCAAAACAAATGTCAGAACTCACGACCTTTTCTTCATAAGAAGAGACAATTGAAACTGCAATACTCAAATCCAAAGCGGGATCATCAATTTTTAGCCCCCCAGCTATATTCAAGAATACGTCCTGATTACCCAAACGAAGGCCTCCTCTTTTCTCTAATACAGCTAGGAGCATATTAAGCCGTTTGGCATCGTAGCCAGTAGTACTTCGTTGAGGTGTGCCATAAGCTGAAGCGCTGACCAACGCTTGAGTCTCAATGAGCAGAGGGCGATTGCCTTCGATCGATGCTCCAATAGTCACCCCACTGAGTTCGCTGTCCTTGTGCGCGATCAAAATCTCCGACGGATTAGAAACCTGACGCATGCCAGTACCAGACATTTCATAAATACCCAATTCAGAAGTCGATCCAAATCTATTCTTGATCGTTCTCAGGATTCTATAACTCAGATGGCGATCTCCTTCAAACTGGAGTACGGTATCCACCATATGCTCCAAAACCTTGGGCCCGGCTATAGTACCCTCTTTTGTAATATGACCGATAAGAAATACAGGTACATTTGAGGTCTTTGCAAACTGAAGGAGCTCTGCCGTGCATTCGCGAACTTGGCTCACACTTCCAGCGGAGCTATCTACTTTAGATGAAAACAACGTCTGAATAGAATCTATGATAAGAATTTCTGGATTGACCTGCTTGATCTGCTGAAAGATATTGTTCAGGGAGGTTTCTGAAAGGAGCAAACAATTGTCTGACTTTGCCTGCATACGCTCTGCGCGCATTTTTATCTGCTGGGGACTCTCCTCTCCTGACACATATAATATTTTCTTATTAGGTAGGCCAAGAGCTACTTGTAAAAAAAGAGTAGATTTTCCTATACCTGGTTCTCCTCCTATCAGCACCAAAGATCCAGGCACAATACCTCCACCCAATACACGATTCAATTCTTCGTCAATTGTCTTGAATCTGACGCTATCCTCTGCCTTTATTTCTTGAATAGACACGGCCTGATTCGGTCTTGCATTTTTATCCTCCTCGGTCCAAATCTTCGTATTGCTCGTTGTTTGAGTCACCACCTCTTCTACATAAGAATTCCATTCACCACACGATGGACATTTACCTACCCACTTTGGAGATTGAGCTCCACAATTCTGACAAAAAAAAGCTGTTTTAGTTTTAGCCATAGACACTGAAGTTTGAAGCGACAATTTAAATTGAATTTCAAAAAGAAATTGCGTTTTTAACCCAATGACTTTTCTCATAAAATTAGACTTGCTGCCTTACGTCAAATCACATACTTTTGCTCTTATTTTTAATAATTCTAAATAAGAGTATTCATGCGATCAGTGGCACAGCTTAGACCAGGCGAGAAAGGAATTGTAAACAATTTTACCAATGAATATATCTCTTTGAAATTATTAGAAATGGGTGTACTCCCTGGCACAGAAGTAGAAATGAAATTTTCTGCTCCACTGGGAGACCCGATCTGCATTCGTGTTTCTGGCTATGATTTGTCTTTAAGGTTAGAAGAGGCGGCAACCATTACTTTATCTTAATAACCCATGAGCAACGCTTTGTTAAATGTCGCCCTGATTGGCAATCCAAACGCAGGTAAAACTTCCATTTTTAATTTGCTCACTGGGATGAACCAAAAGGTGGGTAACTTTCCTGGTGTTACTATGGATAAAGTCAGCGGTACGTTCCGACAAAATGGGACTGTGGCTAATGTGATAGACTTACCAGGGACCTATAGTATTTATCCTCGCTCCATGGATGAGCGGGTAGTATTTGATGTGCTTAGCGACAAAAAAGCACATGACTTCCCTGATAAAATCGTTGTCATTGCAGATGCGTCTAACCTTGAAAGAAATCTCCTACTATTTACGGAAATTCAAGACCTAGGCCTGCCTACTATACTGGTATTATCCATGCTTGACGTAGCCAATAGAAGTGGACTGAATATAGATCTTAGTGCTTTGGAGGAACAATTCAATACCACTGTCTTAACTATAAATGGTAGAACTGGCGAAGGCATTCAAGAACTGAAAGGAGTTTTGTTAGAAGATGTACCTGCATCGAAAAAACTGTTCTACGATATCAATGAGCTGTCTCCAGAGATCATACCAGTTATTAAGGAGAAATTTGAGCTCGATAATGACTATGTAGCGTATCAATACGCGCAACAAACTTATAGTAAAACTTTTTTGAGCAATGACGAAAAGCAATTTATTGCTGACGAGAAAATAAAGTACAATTTTTGTGACCGTCAGTTTCAAACCACTGAAACTGTTGAACGCTACAAAATCATCCGTGAGAAACTCTCACACATTGTAACAAAAACCAACCTAGAAACTACTGCCACTCGCAATCAAAAAATAGATAAAATATTGACCCACAAAGTCTATGGTTACCTCATATTCTTTGTGATTCTCTTCGCCTTGTTTCAGTCCATTTTTGCATGGGCTGAACCCTTTATGGATTACATCGATTTCGGCTTTGCCAAATTGAGTAGTTGGGCCAAAACTTATTTGCCATCCGGGGTTCTTACTGATCTTATTGCGGAAGGGATTATTCCCGGCCTTGGTGGCGTGGTTATATTCATTCCTCAGATTGCTCTTCTTTTCTGTTTCATCGCGATCCTTGAAGAATCTGGTTATATGGCTCGTGTGGTTTTTCTAATGGACAAAATCATGAGAAAATTTGGGCTCAATGGAAAGAGTGTTGTTCCCTTGATCTCTGGTGTAGCTTGTGCCATCCCTGCGATTATGGCCGCTAGAAATATCGAAAGTTGGAAAGACCGTATCATAACCATCTTTGTAACTCCATTTATGAGTTGCTCGGCCAGACTCCCTGTCTATGCTATTTTAATCGCCTTGGTTATCCCTAATGAATATCTCTTTGGCTTTTTAAGTGTACAGGGACTGGCCTTGATGGCGCTATATCTTATCGGTTTTTTTGGCGCCATTTTTTCTGCCCTGTTGATGAAAAAGATTCTAAAGGTAAAAGAGCAGAGCTATTTCATTATGGAGTTGCCGATTTATCGCTGGCCGAAATGGAAAAATGTTTGGATCACGATTTTTTCAAAAAGCAAAACTTTTGTATTTGAGGCGGGTAAAATCATTCTTGCCATTTCTATTATCCTTTGGGTACTGGCCTCATACGGCCCAGGAGAAAATTTCACTCAGGCGGATCAAAAAATAATGGAAAAGTATCCGGAGTTAAGTGTTGATTCTCCAGAATATGATGATGCCCTGAACGCACATAAACTAGAATATTCTTATGCTGGTTTATTAGGTAAATCTATAGAACCAGCCATTCGCCCACTGGGTTATGATTGGAAAATTGGAATAGCACTGATTACTTCTTTTGCGGCAAGAGAAGTTTTTGTTGGTACCATAGCTACTATATACAGTGTAGGCTCCGAAGCAGAAGACGAGTCCACCATCAAGGACAAATTAAGGGCGGAAATCAATCCCTACACAGGTCAGCCGATGTACTCCATTGCGCTAGGTGTATCCTTAATGCTGTTTTATGCGTTTGCCATGCAATGCATGAGTACGCTGGCAGTCGTTTATAGAGAAACTAAAT
The sequence above is drawn from the Reichenbachiella sp. genome and encodes:
- a CDS encoding DUF2851 family protein — translated: MRESFLHFIWQFQKFNNASLTTHDGQQIQVYAIGNYNTDAGPDFLNAKLLIGDITWYGHVELHLRSSDWNRHHHQQDEAYNNVVLHVVWEHDAEVQLANGQVLPVLELQDRIKPELLKKCNQLIKSPEKIPCADQFGQVKDIDKISMLEQVGVMRLKQKSEYILHLLNKNNGNWEETTYQLLAKNFGFKTNEEPLLKLSQSLSHKVIVKHVEKIDQIEALIFGIAGFLHVDGDAYGSALKKEFSYLSKKYRLQDLTLLKAEWKFLRLRPGNFPTVRLAQFSSFLAKNVKCFDQFIHFRDSKELQSMFDFEVSNYWQKHYDFGKLRKRPTKNIGKASIDLILINSVAPLLAAYAQYTDEGSYMDKAVELLQTVKAENNFISKEWNDLGLKAKDAFDSQAMIGLRKEFCLKKKCLSCKIGVSLING
- a CDS encoding TIGR00730 family Rossman fold protein; this encodes MKSICVYCGSSLGKDVRYVNAATELGTALATKSIRLVYGGARIGIMGAVAQACLSNGGYVTGIIPEFLDQVEITNTDVSELIQTKNMHERKTIMVDKSDGFIALPGGFGTLEELAEILTWAQLGLVKKPIGILNINNFYEKLLTLFKHMHEEGFVKFSNLNLFVTDENVEGLLQKMEDFDGGDASFEQKLDLT
- a CDS encoding ABC transporter ATP-binding protein, translating into MAKEKIKAEEKRAFSKENFGKLYGIFKYLLPYKSKFVIGLVFLVLGSFLLLAFPLIAGKLIDVASGEGTWWLNDINSIAMSLVSILFLQGIFSFFRVYLFAQVSENAMADVRFDLYKKLLYLPITFYDRHRTGELMSRMSSDVTLLQTTFSTTLAEVIRQIVTLIAGIVIIFVITPALSTFMIMTLPVIIIAAMIFGKKIRKLSRQSQDELAHSSTIVEETLQSILAVKSFTNELFEKARYKKSLNEVVSLALKTATFRAGFISFIIFALFGGMVAILWYGALLLQRGEMTLGDLTSFAFYTAFIGGSIAGIGDLFGQVQRAIGASERILEIHDESSETEAPEPSELEKFKGDISFDQVNFQYPSRQDMPVLNNLSMEVGSGEKVALVGKSGAGKSTIAHLLMRLYDGFEGSVKVDGQDIASYDLTAFRKNIGIVPQEVILFGGTIRENIAYGKPNATQEEIELAAKKAHALEFIISFPEGFDTVVGERGVKLSGGQRQRIAIARTILKDPSILILDEATSSLDAESEQQVQLALNELMKGRTTLIIAHRLATIKEVDRIYVIENGKIEESGAHNELIDNVKGTYHHLVNLQLVN
- a CDS encoding TerC family protein translates to MILNLFSGTNEALLFGIFGIVIILFLAVDLGLVHKGPSKITQKDALLQTIFWIVVSCIFGGLIYFFGGGADDALEYFSAYVTEKALSVDNIFVILLILRYFKIKDEYYHDILFWGILGAIVFRAIFIFLGALLIGEFHWILYIFGVFLVYSGIKIFNEDDDMEIEPEKNILTRWAKKVLPISTEDRGGRFVFIEKGKLWFTPLFLVILLIESTDLIFAVDSIPAAFAITQNEFVIYTSNIFAVMGLRAMFFLLANILDRFYLLQKGLSIVLIFIGVKMLMEMSIVQQGFQMAFGIEHAHIPIIWSFIVIMAALTLSIVLSIMFPEEEKIVEPVETTKN
- a CDS encoding OmpA family protein, which gives rise to MASNNKLFSLFLIILLTSCSASKKANKSLEAGEYSDAIYLLEKSIKPDDPESNFLLAEAYRKSNRIQEAEPYYMAAIDAGVQDESAFYYYAVSLKANDDVKRANQVLEDYLKKGQDDAVVALAERELNNLGQLPEIETRVNHFRVKNLEAINTKFAEYSPFYSDGKLYFTSNRHGGKIYKGTGTPFTDIYMVNTRGANVDLATLEELSPIINEPNVNLGSITMSKNGNTVIFAKGNSGKSSGANEVNLYFTRYRNGAWQTPRPLSINGQDSWDSTPALSPDGKTLFFSSNREGGFGGLDIYTASLNRRGRWVDVRNMGEGINTPGNEIFPYVGGTGKLYFSSDGWPGFGGLDIFEATRAGGHVKLENLGTPINSNADDFGLFLFNPSRGFFTSNRKGGKGDDDIYTFVNDDPELRIVNYWLSGTTLTHETDSQLVALSNTKVVLRDLDDNIVDEQFTQVDGKYRFRVFSEEKYYLVAEKEEYFTTRIDFSTIGKSVDKSTLKNTITNVEFEVDLPLEKIVVDKAIVLNNIYYDLNKADIKPEAAAELDKLVTLMRDNPNINIELSSHTDVRSSHEYNMSLSQRRAQSAVNYIASQGIENRRMVAKGYGETKLIIENAKTEEEHQVNRRTEFKVTRYNKKFEKQNTEDYDESDRFFDDVEDSQ
- a CDS encoding DUF1987 domain-containing protein produces the protein MKGFFIRATRVTPSIYFDPGKGLLDIRGKSSPENPLVFYRYINDSIDHFGKTDKAAITLNAAFEYFNTSSSKCIYILFKKLNDLKVERGKEIHINWYYEEGDEDMLEAGEDLSSFFNYEFNYVEIPEIKILGEMKEESSEN